Below is a genomic region from Gemmatimonadaceae bacterium.
GGATTGCGGCGTGATGTTCGTACGTACTCGCGTCGACGCGCGTAGCGCAGTCGGGGCAGACGCGACGCACCAGGCGCTGGGCCATCACGGCGTCGACCGTCGCCGCCACGAGGTACGGTGGCACACCCAGATCTACCAGCCGCGGAATGGCGCCTAACGCATCCTTGGTGTGCAGCGTGGAGAATACCAAGTGCCCCGTCATCGCGGCTTGGACGGCGAGCGACGCCGTTTCGGCGTCGCGCATCTCGCCCACCATGATCACATCCGGGTCCTGCCTGAGAATCGATCGCAACGCCGCCGCGAACGTGACGCCGGCCTGCGTGTGAACCGGCACCTGCGTAATGCCCGACAGCTGGTATTCGATCGGGTCCTCGATCGTGATGATTTTCTCGGCTGATGCGTCGCGCAGCCTGAGCGCCGCATAGAGCGTCGTCGTCTTGCCGGAACCGGTTGGGCCGGTGACCAAGATCATGCCGTGCGGTTTCTTGGCGAGTCCTTTGATCTGCTCGAGAATCGCGGCCGGCATGCCGAGTGTGTCGAGACCAACGGGGCGTCCGCCACGGTCGAGCACGCGGAGCACGACGCTCTCGCCGTGGAGCGTGGGCACTGTGGATACGCGCACGTCCAACTCTCGATCGGCGAGTCGCACCCGAATGCGCCCGTCCTGGGGTCGGCGCCGTTCGGCGATATCCAGGTCGGCCATCAGTTTGAGGCGGGAGAGAATCGCCGTTTCGAGGCCCACGGGCGCCGCTGGTGCCGGCAGCAGGATGCCGTCTAAGCGGAATCGGACCAGGAGACCGGTGCGCGTCGCCTCAAGATGGATATCGCTGGCGCCCGCCCGAACGGCCTCGCCCACGAGAAAATTGACGTACGCCGCTACGGGTGCTGAGTTCGCTACGTCACGGACGTCGGCCACGAGGGCGTCGTCATCTTGGTCGGCGTGCCCAACGGTGAGCGAGGCGTCGGCGTCCGACGTCAGGCGGGCGACCAGCCGTTCGACTTCTTCGCGCGGAGTGACGTCGGCAACGATCGGCCGGCGGTAGGCGAGGCCGAGGTCGTCGAGCGCTTCGGGCACGAGTGCATCGGGCGCCACCGCGACGACCAACGAACCGTCGTGCCTAATGACGGTTGGGCACACGCGGTGATGCAACAGATACTCGCGCGACACGCCGCCCTCGAGTGCCACCGCACTCGGGCTGGATCCGGCTTCGGACACAGAGCCACCTCGCTCTCGAGCACCAGCGCGTCGTTCAACGGTGACTAACGCGCCGGATGCGTTGGGCCGCACGGTAGGAGCGCGAGCCCGACGGAGCAAGCACGGAATTGACCTCCGTCGCACGTTTTCTGACCCGGCGCGTGGCGATCCCTTTCCCGTGCCGTTCTCCTAACGCGCGGCCTGGCTCAGCTCGCTTGTCGGTCGATTGGGTGGTCCCGATTCTCGAACGCATGCTCCTGGCATGCGCCGAACATCTCGCGCATGGCGGTGACGGCGATGTCTTCGGGCGTTCGCGCGCGAAATTCGGATCGCGTCAAGCCGGTCCGGCGCTTGATCAGGTTCGCGAGCGACCCGCCGGATCCAAACCCGAGCTCGTGCGCCACTCTCTCGAAGCTTGCCTGTGGCCTGTCCA
It encodes:
- a CDS encoding GspE/PulE family protein, encoding MSEAGSSPSAVALEGGVSREYLLHHRVCPTVIRHDGSLVVAVAPDALVPEALDDLGLAYRRPIVADVTPREEVERLVARLTSDADASLTVGHADQDDDALVADVRDVANSAPVAAYVNFLVGEAVRAGASDIHLEATRTGLLVRFRLDGILLPAPAAPVGLETAILSRLKLMADLDIAERRRPQDGRIRVRLADRELDVRVSTVPTLHGESVVLRVLDRGGRPVGLDTLGMPAAILEQIKGLAKKPHGMILVTGPTGSGKTTTLYAALRLRDASAEKIITIEDPIEYQLSGITQVPVHTQAGVTFAAALRSILRQDPDVIMVGEMRDAETASLAVQAAMTGHLVFSTLHTKDALGAIPRLVDLGVPPYLVAATVDAVMAQRLVRRVCPDCATRVDASTYEHHAAIPAAIRAATVLRGVGCSACRHTGYASRLGVFELVVLSDAMQHAVSRHASLTELRDLAQGDGWHPLWDDAWAKVRAGLTTVEEVLRVVSA